In Streptomyces chartreusis NRRL 3882, the following are encoded in one genomic region:
- the pepN gene encoding aminopeptidase N, with protein MPGENLSRDEARERAALIGVDGYEVSLDLRSAVGEDAGDGPRTFRSVTTVRFRCNEPGASSFADLIAPSVTSISLNGRDLDPGEVFDGSRITLEDLAADNELVVDAQCAYSRTGEGLHRFVDPEDGEVYLYTQYEPADSRRVFAGFEQPDLKAPFRFEVRAPEGWTVWSNGVGERADGVWRFAETKPISTYITCVVAGPYHYVTDTYSRTFADGTTLEIPLGALCRKGLAPHFDSEDVFLVTKQGLDFFHDHFDYPYPFGKYDQAFVPEYNLGAMENPGLVTFREEFIFRGKVTQASYEGRANVVLHEMAHMWFGDLVTMEWWDDLWLKESFADFMGEFSLVGATRFVNGWVTFANRRKSWAYRADQLPSTHPITADIRDLQDAKLNFDGITYAKGASVLKQLVAYVGQDAFLEGARRYFKRHAYGNTRLGDLLSVLEETSGRDMSAWARSWLQTAGVNSLTPQLLLDPQGRVEELAVVQEAAESHPELRTHRVAVGLYRATNGGAVERYARAEVDVDGPRTVVADLSGAEAPDLVLVNDDDLTYCKIRFDETSLATLREHLGSVTDPLARALCWSALWNMTRDALLPASDFVDLVLRFAGSESEIGVVQMLHGWAEWAVTHYAAPARRETTARLLAEGARRELYAAEAGSEHQLAWARFFARTAATEADFELLGDLLAGTASVEGLDLDQELRWVFLEPLAAHGVVDEKVLAEELARDDTASGKRHQVRCLAARPSEAVKAQAWAQVVESDALSNAMVEATIAGFSQGSQRELLAPYAEKYFAAIERVWAERSIQIGMHVVQGMFPSLQQSRATLDATDAWLEVHREAAPALRRLVLEARDDLARALRAQACDEGSDQ; from the coding sequence GTGCCCGGTGAGAATCTGTCCCGCGACGAGGCCCGGGAGCGGGCCGCCCTGATCGGCGTCGACGGGTACGAGGTGTCCCTCGACCTGCGGTCCGCGGTCGGTGAGGACGCGGGCGACGGGCCCCGCACGTTCCGCTCGGTCACCACGGTCCGCTTCCGCTGCAACGAGCCCGGTGCGAGCAGCTTCGCCGATCTGATCGCGCCGAGTGTGACGTCCATCTCACTCAACGGCCGCGATCTGGACCCCGGCGAGGTCTTCGACGGCTCGCGGATCACACTGGAGGACCTGGCCGCCGACAACGAGCTGGTCGTCGACGCGCAGTGCGCCTACTCCCGCACCGGCGAGGGACTGCACCGCTTCGTCGACCCGGAGGACGGCGAGGTGTACCTGTACACGCAGTACGAGCCGGCCGACTCCCGCCGGGTCTTCGCGGGCTTCGAACAGCCCGACCTGAAGGCGCCGTTCCGCTTCGAGGTGCGGGCGCCGGAGGGCTGGACGGTGTGGAGCAACGGGGTGGGCGAACGGGCCGACGGGGTGTGGCGGTTCGCCGAGACCAAACCGATCTCGACGTACATCACGTGTGTCGTGGCGGGCCCGTACCACTACGTGACGGACACCTACTCCCGTACGTTCGCGGACGGCACGACGCTGGAGATCCCCCTCGGGGCGCTGTGCCGCAAGGGCCTCGCGCCCCACTTCGACTCCGAGGACGTCTTCCTGGTCACCAAGCAGGGCCTGGACTTCTTCCACGACCACTTCGACTACCCGTACCCGTTCGGGAAGTACGACCAGGCGTTCGTGCCCGAGTACAACCTGGGCGCGATGGAGAACCCGGGTCTGGTGACGTTCCGGGAGGAGTTCATCTTCCGGGGCAAGGTGACGCAGGCGTCCTACGAGGGCCGGGCCAACGTCGTCCTGCACGAGATGGCGCACATGTGGTTCGGCGACCTGGTCACCATGGAGTGGTGGGACGACCTGTGGCTGAAGGAGTCGTTCGCGGACTTCATGGGCGAGTTCTCACTGGTCGGCGCGACCCGCTTCGTCAACGGCTGGGTCACCTTCGCCAACCGCCGCAAGTCGTGGGCCTACCGGGCCGACCAGCTGCCCTCCACGCACCCGATCACGGCGGACATCCGCGACCTCCAGGACGCCAAGCTGAACTTCGACGGCATCACGTACGCCAAGGGCGCCTCGGTGCTGAAGCAGCTCGTGGCGTACGTCGGCCAGGACGCGTTCCTGGAGGGCGCCCGGCGCTACTTCAAGCGGCACGCGTACGGCAACACACGCCTCGGCGACCTGCTGTCGGTGCTGGAGGAGACCAGCGGCCGGGACATGAGCGCCTGGGCGCGGTCCTGGCTCCAGACGGCCGGGGTGAACTCACTGACCCCGCAGCTGCTGCTGGACCCGCAGGGCCGCGTCGAGGAGCTGGCGGTGGTGCAGGAGGCGGCCGAGTCCCATCCTGAACTGCGCACGCACCGGGTGGCGGTGGGCCTGTACCGGGCGACGAACGGCGGGGCGGTCGAGCGGTACGCGCGCGCCGAGGTGGACGTCGACGGCCCGCGCACGGTCGTGGCGGACCTGTCCGGCGCCGAGGCGCCCGACCTGGTCCTGGTCAACGACGACGACCTGACGTACTGCAAGATCCGCTTCGACGAGACCTCGCTGGCGACGCTGCGCGAGCACCTGGGATCGGTGACCGATCCGCTGGCGCGCGCCCTGTGCTGGTCGGCGCTGTGGAACATGACGCGGGACGCGCTGCTCCCGGCGAGTGACTTCGTGGACCTGGTGCTGCGGTTCGCAGGAAGCGAGTCCGAGATCGGCGTGGTGCAGATGCTGCACGGGTGGGCCGAGTGGGCGGTCACGCACTATGCGGCGCCCGCCCGGCGGGAGACGACCGCCCGTCTCCTCGCCGAGGGCGCGCGGCGCGAGCTGTACGCGGCCGAGGCCGGCAGCGAGCACCAGCTCGCGTGGGCGCGCTTCTTCGCCCGGACCGCCGCCACCGAGGCCGACTTCGAGCTGCTGGGCGACCTGCTGGCGGGCACGGCGTCGGTCGAGGGCCTCGACCTGGACCAGGAGCTGCGGTGGGTGTTCCTGGAGCCGCTGGCCGCGCACGGGGTGGTGGACGAGAAGGTGCTGGCCGAGGAGCTGGCCCGGGACGACACGGCCTCCGGCAAGCGCCACCAGGTGCGCTGCCTGGCCGCCCGGCCGTCCGAGGCGGTCAAGGCGCAGGCGTGGGCGCAGGTCGTGGAGTCGGACGCGCTGTCCAACGCCATGGTCGAGGCGACCATCGCGGGCTTCTCCCAGGGCTCGCAGCGGGAGTTGCTCGCGCCGTACGCGGAGAAGTACTTCGCGGCGATCGAGCGGGTGTGGGCCGAGCGGTCGATCCAGATCGGGATGCACGTGGTGCAGGGCATGTTCCCCTCGCTCCAGCAGTCCCGGGCGACCCTCGACGCCACGGACGCGTGGCTGGAGGTCCACCGGGAGGCGGCCCCGGCCCTGCGCCGGCTGGTGCTGGAGGCCCGGGACGACCTGGCGCGGGCGCTGCGCGCGCAGGCGTGCGACGAGGGCTCTGACCAGTAG
- a CDS encoding DsbA family protein, translated as MSDKTPVDFWFDPLCPWAWMTSRWVLEVEKVRDIEVRWHLMSLAVLNEDKLDELPAEYRELLETKAWGPVRVVIAAQQEHGAEVLGDLYTALGTRIHNQGEGPGKETVAAALKDVGLPESLMEHWDGTRYEPELRASHKEGIDKVGQEVGTPVIAVPGADGEQLAFFGPVVTPAPKGEEAARLWDGTLAVASVPGFYEIKRTRTKGPDFSNL; from the coding sequence ATGTCGGACAAGACCCCCGTCGACTTCTGGTTCGACCCGCTGTGTCCCTGGGCGTGGATGACCTCCCGTTGGGTGCTGGAGGTGGAGAAGGTCCGGGACATCGAGGTCCGCTGGCACCTCATGAGCCTCGCCGTGCTCAACGAGGACAAGCTCGACGAGCTGCCCGCCGAGTACCGCGAGCTGCTCGAGACCAAGGCGTGGGGTCCGGTTAGGGTCGTCATCGCGGCACAGCAGGAGCACGGCGCCGAGGTGCTGGGCGACCTCTACACCGCCCTCGGCACCCGCATCCACAACCAGGGCGAGGGCCCCGGCAAGGAGACGGTCGCCGCCGCCCTGAAGGACGTCGGCCTGCCCGAGTCCCTCATGGAGCACTGGGACGGCACCCGCTACGAGCCCGAGCTGCGCGCCTCCCACAAGGAGGGCATCGACAAGGTCGGCCAGGAGGTAGGCACCCCGGTCATCGCCGTGCCCGGCGCCGACGGCGAGCAGCTCGCCTTCTTCGGCCCGGTCGTCACCCCGGCACCCAAGGGCGAGGAGGCCGCCCGCCTCTGGGACGGCACCCTCGCCGTGGCCTCGGTCCCCGGCTTCTACGAGATCAAGCGCACCCGCACCAAGGGGCCGGACTTCTCCAACCTGTAA
- a CDS encoding glycerophosphodiester phosphodiesterase family protein: protein MQLGRRSLLLAAAAGTATATTAVPAAAEPRTGPLVIGHRGAAGWRPEHTAASYTYAVQTGADWIEPDLVPTKDHVLVVRHENEISQTTDVARHPEFAGRRTTKTVDGRSVTGWFTEDFTLAELKTLRAVERLPQVRNRNTVFDGREEVMTFQEVVDLARKLSKRHGRTIAVFPETKHPTYFRSIGLPLEPKLAAAIRRGRLGPRECVVQSFEPTSLKRMTGLGVPLWQALGTSGGPYDLASSGDPTTYRDMMTPAGLARIAEYADWIGPDKSSLAGTSLLADAHAAGLRVGPYTFRAENQFLPAEFRRGTGNTDFGDAFAEYALYYRMGVDAVVTDFPDLAVIARRG, encoded by the coding sequence ATGCAGCTCGGACGGAGATCCCTCCTGCTCGCGGCCGCCGCGGGGACGGCCACGGCCACCACGGCCGTCCCCGCGGCGGCCGAACCCCGCACGGGCCCGCTGGTCATCGGCCACCGCGGCGCGGCCGGCTGGCGCCCCGAGCACACGGCCGCCTCGTACACGTACGCCGTGCAGACGGGCGCCGACTGGATCGAACCGGACCTGGTGCCGACCAAGGACCATGTGCTGGTGGTCCGGCACGAGAACGAGATCTCCCAGACCACCGACGTGGCCCGCCACCCGGAGTTCGCCGGCCGCCGCACGACGAAGACGGTCGACGGCCGGTCCGTGACCGGGTGGTTCACGGAGGACTTCACCCTCGCCGAACTGAAGACGCTGCGGGCGGTGGAGCGGCTGCCGCAGGTCCGCAACCGCAACACGGTCTTCGACGGGCGCGAGGAGGTCATGACCTTCCAGGAGGTCGTCGATCTGGCGCGGAAGCTGTCGAAGCGGCACGGCCGGACGATCGCCGTCTTCCCGGAGACCAAGCACCCGACGTACTTCCGGTCCATCGGCCTGCCGCTGGAGCCGAAGCTGGCGGCCGCGATCCGCCGGGGCCGGCTCGGCCCGCGCGAGTGCGTCGTGCAGTCCTTCGAGCCGACGAGCCTGAAGCGCATGACAGGCCTGGGCGTACCGCTGTGGCAGGCGCTGGGGACGTCGGGCGGTCCGTACGACCTGGCCTCGTCCGGTGATCCGACGACCTACCGGGACATGATGACGCCGGCGGGCCTGGCCCGGATCGCGGAGTACGCGGACTGGATCGGGCCGGACAAGTCGTCGCTCGCCGGCACGTCACTCCTCGCGGACGCCCACGCGGCGGGCCTGCGCGTGGGGCCGTACACCTTCCGGGCGGAGAACCAGTTCCTGCCGGCGGAATTCCGGCGCGGCACCGGAAACACCGATTTCGGGGACGCGTTCGCCGAATACGCGCTGTACTACCGCATGGGGGTCGATGCGGTCGTAACCGACTTCCCGGACTTGGCGGTGATCGCGAGGAGGGGCTGA
- a CDS encoding FGGY-family carbohydrate kinase — protein sequence MYVGIDVGTSMVKAAAFDDTGRELAVSSRPVELKLHGGFVEQDMDEVYGAVVAVLDEVTGRAPGPVELAGLTGQGDGVWLVDGEGRPVRAAASWMDGRAHELVDRWLADGTFEEVFRRTGSAMFPGCPGPLLAWLDSNEPEALDAAQAALYCKDMVFQRLTGAGPATDVSDASMPFLDPRTRTYDNRVVELLGLTHRRRLLAPVSDPVATAEARGEGLPSGTRIANGPYDLPACALGAGVTAPGDGLLIVGTCLASLVATTELDLTGEPAGLYISTDRPGHWLRAMPAMVGTAALDWVLSTTGVRHDEVDALLAQTPPGANGVRVLPYFAPSGERAPFVEPRLRAELTGVCLESTRGDLVRATCEGIGYAARHCLEAAGLDGKLAVCGGGTRSPAWMRLLADVLGRPLRVVEGEVGARGAVLAAAERYGMPLDARVWTRPTQVVEPDPGRAAYYTKGYEEHLVRLTQARARART from the coding sequence ATGTACGTCGGTATCGATGTGGGCACGTCCATGGTCAAGGCGGCGGCCTTCGACGACACGGGGCGGGAACTGGCCGTGTCCTCCCGCCCGGTGGAGCTGAAACTGCACGGCGGGTTCGTCGAGCAGGACATGGACGAGGTGTACGGGGCGGTCGTCGCCGTGCTCGACGAGGTCACAGGACGGGCCCCGGGGCCGGTCGAGCTCGCCGGGCTCACCGGGCAGGGCGACGGGGTGTGGCTGGTCGACGGGGAGGGACGGCCCGTGCGGGCGGCGGCCTCCTGGATGGACGGGCGGGCGCACGAACTGGTCGACCGGTGGCTGGCCGACGGTACGTTCGAGGAGGTGTTCCGGCGGACGGGCAGCGCGATGTTCCCGGGCTGTCCGGGGCCGCTGCTGGCGTGGCTGGACAGCAACGAACCGGAGGCGCTGGATGCCGCGCAGGCCGCCCTGTACTGCAAGGACATGGTGTTCCAGCGGCTGACGGGGGCGGGCCCGGCGACCGATGTGTCGGACGCCTCGATGCCGTTCCTGGACCCGCGCACCCGGACGTACGACAACCGGGTCGTGGAGCTGCTGGGGCTCACGCACCGGCGCCGTCTGTTGGCCCCCGTCAGCGACCCGGTCGCGACGGCCGAGGCGCGGGGCGAGGGTCTGCCGTCCGGCACCCGGATCGCCAACGGCCCGTACGATCTGCCGGCCTGCGCGCTGGGCGCCGGGGTGACGGCCCCGGGGGACGGTCTGCTGATCGTCGGCACCTGTCTGGCCAGCCTGGTCGCCACGACCGAGCTGGATCTGACGGGCGAGCCCGCGGGCCTGTACATCTCCACCGACCGGCCCGGGCACTGGCTGCGTGCCATGCCCGCGATGGTCGGCACGGCGGCCCTGGACTGGGTGCTGTCGACGACGGGCGTGCGGCACGACGAGGTGGACGCCCTGCTGGCGCAGACCCCGCCGGGTGCGAACGGCGTCCGCGTGCTGCCGTACTTCGCGCCCTCCGGCGAACGCGCCCCCTTCGTCGAGCCACGGCTGCGCGCCGAACTGACCGGCGTCTGTCTGGAGTCGACCCGGGGCGATCTGGTCCGCGCCACCTGCGAGGGCATCGGCTACGCCGCCCGGCACTGCCTGGAGGCGGCGGGCCTCGACGGGAAGCTGGCCGTCTGCGGCGGCGGCACCCGCAGCCCCGCCTGGATGCGGCTGCTCGCCGATGTGCTCGGCCGGCCGCTGCGGGTCGTCGAGGGCGAGGTGGGTGCCCGGGGCGCGGTCCTCGCGGCGGCCGAGCGGTACGGGATGCCGCTGGACGCGCGGGTGTGGACCCGGCCGACGCAGGTCGTCGAGCCGGACCCGGGCCGGGCCGCGTACTACACGAAGGGCTACGAGGAGCACCTGGTCCGGCTCACGCAGGCGCGGGCCCGGGCACGTACGTGA
- a CDS encoding 2-hydroxyacid dehydrogenase, with protein sequence MTAGNSVRVVAAGDHFVLPSLITRAVEHEVERARVTELELGWPLEPFGPVAEVQEASDAEDAMVEALAGAQVLVTQMGPVTEKVLAACPDLRLVVVCRGGPVNVNLEAAKQRDVRVCFAPGRNAAATAEFTVGMMLAALRRIPQAHGPLARQGSWEGATYYTYEQSGLELEDLPVGLVGYGAVGSRVARVLCAFGARVMVYDPYVHGEIHGLRVTSLDELLRRSRVITLHARLTPETRGLIGARELGLLPSGAVVVNVARGPLLDEAALCDALESGQVSAAALDTYEREPLPAQSRLLGLTDRVVLTPHLGGASRAVAEKAARIAAEEVGRWVRGEPLAHCLT encoded by the coding sequence ATGACTGCCGGAAACAGCGTGCGTGTGGTGGCCGCCGGTGACCACTTCGTCCTGCCGTCGCTGATCACACGGGCGGTGGAACACGAGGTGGAGCGGGCCCGGGTGACGGAACTGGAACTCGGCTGGCCGCTGGAGCCGTTCGGGCCGGTCGCCGAGGTGCAGGAGGCCAGTGACGCCGAGGACGCGATGGTCGAGGCGCTGGCCGGGGCGCAGGTGCTGGTCACCCAGATGGGGCCGGTCACCGAGAAGGTGCTCGCCGCCTGCCCGGATCTGAGGCTGGTCGTGGTCTGCCGGGGCGGGCCGGTGAACGTCAACCTGGAGGCGGCCAAGCAGCGTGACGTGCGGGTGTGCTTCGCGCCGGGCCGCAACGCCGCCGCCACCGCCGAGTTCACCGTCGGCATGATGCTGGCCGCGCTGCGCCGCATCCCCCAGGCCCACGGCCCGCTGGCCCGGCAGGGCAGCTGGGAGGGCGCGACGTACTACACGTACGAGCAGAGCGGTCTGGAGCTGGAGGACCTGCCCGTCGGACTGGTCGGATACGGGGCCGTCGGCAGCCGGGTCGCGCGGGTGCTGTGCGCGTTCGGGGCCCGGGTGATGGTCTACGACCCGTACGTGCACGGCGAGATCCACGGACTGCGCGTGACCTCGCTGGACGAACTCCTGCGCCGCTCCCGGGTGATCACCCTGCACGCCCGGCTCACTCCCGAGACCCGGGGCCTGATCGGCGCCCGGGAGCTGGGGCTGCTGCCGTCCGGCGCGGTGGTGGTGAACGTGGCCCGGGGTCCGCTGCTGGACGAGGCCGCGCTGTGCGACGCGCTGGAGAGCGGGCAGGTGTCGGCGGCGGCGCTCGACACCTACGAGCGGGAGCCGCTGCCCGCTCAGTCGCGGCTTCTCGGGCTGACCGACCGCGTCGTGCTGACCCCGCACCTCGGCGGGGCGTCGCGCGCGGTGGCGGAGAAGGCGGCGCGGATCGCCGCCGAAGAGGTGGGCCGCTGGGTGCGCGGCGAGCCGCTCGCGCACTGCCTGACCTGA
- a CDS encoding ABC transporter ATP-binding protein, which produces MTGTGLELRELRKTYRSRGRPSVDAVRGIDLNLRSGELLGLLGPSGCGKSTTLRMIAGLESVTGGDILVGGASVVERPAQQRNIGVAFENYALYPPLSVAENLAFGLKARRKAARGDVDRKVKEIAERVGLTDLLDARPAALSSGQKQRVSLARALIREPDVLLLDEPLSHLDAAQRDTTRRELKRIQKDLGHTTILVTHDQEEALSLADRIAVMKDGVIQQLGTPYEIYDSPANVFVADFVGEPAITLLPGIADGDGRARLSDSVRIALPVPVDEGREVVVGIRPEDVRLTAEDGLPARVVAHEPLLESGLATLSLDGVERHLVVLTDPEVRLAHNERVGVTADPEHTHVFDAETGDSLR; this is translated from the coding sequence ATGACGGGAACGGGACTGGAGCTACGTGAGCTGCGGAAGACCTACCGGTCTCGGGGGCGGCCCTCGGTGGACGCCGTCCGCGGGATCGACCTGAACCTCCGGTCCGGGGAGCTGCTCGGGCTGCTCGGGCCGTCCGGCTGCGGCAAGTCGACGACCCTGCGCATGATCGCCGGGCTGGAGTCCGTCACCGGCGGGGACATCCTCGTCGGCGGGGCGTCGGTGGTCGAGCGGCCGGCGCAGCAGCGGAACATCGGGGTCGCGTTCGAGAACTACGCGCTGTATCCGCCGCTGTCGGTCGCGGAGAACCTGGCGTTCGGGCTGAAGGCCCGGAGGAAGGCCGCACGCGGTGACGTCGACCGCAAGGTGAAGGAGATCGCCGAACGGGTCGGCCTGACCGACCTCCTCGACGCCCGCCCGGCCGCTCTGTCCAGCGGCCAGAAGCAGCGCGTCTCCCTGGCCCGGGCCCTGATCCGCGAACCGGACGTGCTGCTGCTCGACGAGCCGCTGTCCCATCTGGACGCGGCCCAGCGGGACACCACCCGCCGCGAACTCAAGCGCATCCAGAAGGACCTGGGCCACACCACGATCCTGGTCACCCACGACCAGGAGGAGGCCCTCTCCCTCGCCGACCGGATCGCCGTGATGAAGGACGGCGTCATCCAGCAGCTCGGCACCCCCTACGAGATCTACGACAGCCCGGCCAACGTGTTCGTCGCGGACTTCGTCGGCGAGCCCGCGATCACGCTGCTGCCCGGCATCGCCGACGGCGACGGCCGGGCCCGCCTCTCGGACTCGGTGCGGATCGCGCTGCCCGTGCCGGTGGACGAGGGCCGGGAGGTGGTGGTCGGGATCCGCCCGGAGGACGTCCGGCTCACCGCCGAGGACGGCCTGCCCGCCCGGGTCGTCGCCCACGAACCCCTCCTGGAGTCGGGCCTGGCGACCCTCTCCCTCGACGGGGTCGAACGGCACCTGGTCGTCCTCACCGACCCCGAGGTGCGGCTCGCCCACAACGAGCGGGTCGGGGTCACCGCCGACCCCGAGCACACCCATGTCTTCGACGCCGAGACGGGAGACTCCCTGCGATGA
- a CDS encoding DeoR/GlpR family DNA-binding transcription regulator — MSSSSGGQQGPAARQAAMAEQVLADGSATAAELAERFGVSLMTIHRDLDELERQGIVRKFRGGVTAQPSGVFESNVQYRLKTMRAEKAAVAEHALRMVEPGMAILLDDSTSTLEIARRLRTGEVTPLTVVTNFLEAINLLSDQRGIHLMALGGDYDPLHSSFLGVSCVEAVEQLRVDVCFASTSAVHGGYAYHQEQHIVSVKRAMLDAAARNVLLIDHTKLGRVALHRVVPLSRFDTVLVDDGASPEALRDLDEHKVRYEVCGTKGDHDGNGTGAT; from the coding sequence ATGAGCAGCAGCAGTGGTGGACAGCAGGGGCCGGCGGCGCGGCAGGCCGCCATGGCCGAGCAGGTGCTGGCCGACGGCTCGGCGACGGCGGCGGAGCTCGCCGAGCGGTTCGGGGTGAGCCTGATGACCATCCACCGGGACCTGGACGAACTCGAACGGCAAGGCATCGTACGGAAGTTCCGGGGCGGGGTGACCGCGCAGCCGTCGGGGGTCTTCGAGTCGAACGTGCAGTACCGGCTGAAGACCATGCGGGCCGAGAAGGCCGCCGTCGCCGAGCACGCGCTGCGCATGGTGGAGCCCGGCATGGCGATCCTGCTGGACGACTCCACGTCCACCCTGGAGATAGCCCGGCGGCTGCGCACGGGCGAGGTCACGCCCCTGACGGTCGTCACCAACTTCCTGGAGGCGATCAACCTCCTGTCCGACCAGCGGGGCATCCACCTGATGGCGCTGGGCGGCGACTACGACCCGCTGCACTCCTCGTTCCTCGGGGTGTCCTGCGTGGAGGCGGTCGAGCAGCTGCGGGTGGACGTGTGCTTCGCGTCCACGTCGGCGGTGCACGGGGGGTACGCCTACCACCAGGAGCAGCACATCGTGTCCGTGAAGCGGGCGATGCTCGACGCGGCGGCACGGAACGTCCTGCTGATCGACCACACCAAGCTCGGCCGGGTCGCCCTGCACCGGGTCGTCCCGCTGTCCCGCTTCGACACGGTCCTCGTGGACGACGGGGCGTCGCCGGAGGCACTGCGGGATCTGGACGAACACAAGGTCCGTTACGAGGTTTGCGGCACGAAGGGCGACCATGACGGGAACGGGACTGGAGCTACGTGA
- a CDS encoding ABC transporter ATP-binding protein: MITLSGIRKTYGRTVALDALELEVREGEFFCLLGPSGAGKTTTLKTIAGLEQPDAGTVVLDGKDMRGVEPYDRGVAMCFESYALYPHRSAYDNLASPLRSPRHRLPAAEARQRIGAIAELLGISGLLDRPVGQLSNGQRQRVALGRVLVRPARAFLLDEPLSHLDAKLRQQMRAELKAIGAVQHTTTLYVTHDSVEALALGDRIGVIRQGRIVQTGTREEIWYRPYDTEVARAFGRPRINLLPGVVTESGVRSDGGVLLPVRAQAPAGTEVLVGLRPRDIVLRGEGHELTGTVYVTEVLGRSVEVTVRLGTGDQRVSLVAPRADAARLRPDDPVRLAVRPENLLLFEADRPERPGRRIETQS; this comes from the coding sequence TTGATCACGCTGAGCGGGATACGGAAGACGTACGGGAGGACCGTCGCGCTCGACGCGCTCGAACTGGAGGTGCGGGAGGGCGAGTTCTTCTGCCTGCTGGGCCCGTCCGGCGCGGGCAAGACCACGACGCTCAAGACCATCGCCGGACTCGAACAGCCCGACGCGGGCACCGTCGTGCTCGACGGCAAGGACATGCGGGGTGTGGAGCCGTACGACCGGGGCGTGGCGATGTGCTTCGAGAGCTACGCCCTCTACCCGCACCGCTCCGCCTACGACAACCTCGCCTCCCCCCTGCGCTCGCCCCGGCACCGGCTGCCCGCCGCCGAGGCCAGGCAGCGGATCGGCGCGATCGCCGAACTGCTGGGGATCTCGGGGCTGCTGGACCGGCCGGTGGGCCAGCTGTCCAACGGGCAGCGGCAGCGCGTCGCCCTCGGCCGGGTGCTGGTCCGCCCCGCCCGGGCCTTCCTCCTCGACGAGCCGCTCTCCCACCTGGACGCCAAGCTGCGCCAGCAGATGCGGGCCGAGCTGAAGGCGATCGGGGCCGTGCAGCACACCACCACCCTGTACGTCACCCACGACTCCGTCGAGGCGCTGGCGCTCGGCGACCGGATCGGGGTCATCCGGCAGGGGCGGATCGTGCAGACGGGCACGCGGGAGGAGATCTGGTACCGGCCGTACGACACGGAGGTCGCGCGGGCCTTCGGGCGGCCCCGGATCAATCTGCTGCCGGGGGTCGTGACGGAGAGCGGTGTGCGGTCGGACGGCGGGGTGCTGCTGCCGGTCCGGGCGCAGGCCCCGGCGGGCACCGAGGTCCTGGTCGGGCTGCGGCCCCGGGACATCGTCCTGCGCGGCGAGGGGCACGAGCTCACCGGGACCGTGTACGTCACCGAGGTGCTCGGCCGGTCCGTCGAGGTCACCGTCCGGCTCGGGACCGGGGACCAGCGGGTGTCGCTGGTGGCCCCCCGGGCGGACGCGGCGCGCCTTCGTCCGGACGATCCGGTACGGCTCGCGGTCCGGCCTGAGAACCTGCTGCTGTTCGAGGCCGACCGGCCGGAGCGACCGGGACGACGGATAGAGACACAGTCATGA
- a CDS encoding carbohydrate ABC transporter permease, protein MRKRVLGWLADAALVLYFVFALFPIAWMVILSLKPTDQLFSTYFSFSPTLDGYRTVLGDSEGIPFVRFFVNSLVVSVGAVVLSLVVGLPAAYASARWRFKGSENLMFTLLSFRFAPELTVIIPLFVLYQKLGLFDTYVGMVWVLQLVTLPLIVWIMRSYFADLTPELEQAALLDGYTRKQAFFKVALPLVKPGIAAVSLLAFIFAWNNFVFPLILTSNEAQTVTVGALSFLGGDRPKYNLTAAAALVSVVPPLLLALTIQRYLVRGLSFGAVKS, encoded by the coding sequence GTGAGGAAACGCGTGCTGGGGTGGCTGGCCGACGCCGCCCTCGTCCTCTACTTCGTCTTCGCGCTGTTCCCGATCGCCTGGATGGTGATCCTCTCCCTGAAACCCACCGACCAGCTCTTCAGCACGTACTTCTCCTTCTCCCCGACGCTGGACGGCTACCGGACGGTCCTCGGCGACAGCGAGGGCATCCCGTTCGTGCGGTTCTTCGTCAACAGCCTGGTGGTGTCGGTGGGGGCGGTCGTGCTGTCGCTGGTGGTGGGGCTGCCGGCGGCGTACGCCTCGGCGCGGTGGCGGTTCAAGGGCTCGGAGAACCTGATGTTCACGCTGCTGTCGTTCCGCTTCGCACCTGAACTGACCGTGATCATCCCGCTGTTCGTGCTGTACCAGAAGCTCGGGCTGTTCGACACGTACGTCGGCATGGTGTGGGTGCTGCAACTGGTCACCCTGCCGCTGATCGTGTGGATCATGCGGTCCTACTTCGCCGATCTGACGCCCGAGCTGGAGCAGGCCGCCCTGCTGGACGGCTACACCCGCAAGCAGGCCTTCTTCAAGGTGGCCCTTCCACTGGTCAAGCCGGGCATCGCGGCCGTGTCGCTGCTGGCGTTCATCTTCGCCTGGAACAACTTCGTCTTCCCGCTGATCCTCACCTCCAACGAGGCCCAGACGGTGACCGTGGGCGCGCTGTCCTTCCTCGGCGGTGACCGGCCCAAGTACAACCTGACGGCCGCCGCCGCGCTGGTGTCCGTCGTACCGCCGCTGCTGCTGGCGCTGACGATCCAGCGGTATCTGGTGCGGGGACTTTCGTTCGGGGCGGTGAAGTCTTGA